The segment GAGGTTCGGGTCGGTCAGCGTGGGCGCCGGCGCGAACGCGACCCCGGTCATGCCCATGAACGGGTGCAGCGGGAACCGGACCGACCCGTGCCGGCCGCGCGGCAGCACGCCGACCGCGCCACGCCGGTGCGACTCGACCGGCGTGAACGTCGAGACGTTGCCGTACTCGGTGGGGATTGCGGTGGCCCGCCCGTCGGTCGCGATCGGCGGCATCACCTCGGCCAGGGTGATCCCGGGCGGGGCCGAGCCGTCGGCGGCGCGGGCCAGCGCGCCCTTGCCGTGCCGGCTGGAGACCACGCCGTACGGGACCCGGGGCAGGAAGGACAGCATCTCGATCTTCAGCACGTCGCCGGGCTCGGCGCCGTCCACCTGGATCGGCCCGGTGACCACGTGCGGGCCGTCGACGTCGAAGTTCCGGGTGGTCCGGTCGTACTCGGCTGCGACCGCGATCGCGTCGGTGAGAACCCGGCTGCGCGGGACGCCGTGCGAGCCGAAGTAGGCGATCGGGTCGCGGCCCTGGTCCTCCAGGATCCCCTCGTGCGAGACGGTGTCGACCGTGACGGTCTCGCCGGAGCGCATCCGCAGCACCGGCGCGCTGCCGAGGGCCGGGACGTAGCCCCAGCGGACCTGGTCCGGCAGCGACGGCAGGTAGTGCCTGCCCGGGATGGGCCCCTGGCCCGGTTGCAGGACCTCCCGCGGCAGGGCGGTGGACCTGGACCCGGCCGTCCCGGTGGCGGGGGAGCCGGCCGCGGCGGTGCCGGTGGTGGCGGACAGCGCGGCCGCGCCGCCGCCCACCACCGCGGCCGCGCGCAGGAAGCCGCGGCGGCCGAGACGCTGGGTCAGCAGGGCACGGATGTCGCGCGGACTGGCGGGTGAGTTCACTGATCCTCCCGGAATCCGGGCACGAACGGGCAGGCACCCGCACGGCCCGGGCCATCCCCGTGGACGTCTGTATAAACGCGCCGACTTTCGTCCGTGTTACGGAGGCGTGCCAACGGTGGATCTGTCGTATCCCGCGCCTACGGTGATCGAGGACGGTGACCCACTCGACAAGGACGTGATCGCCCATGACCGAACCGCAGGCTTCGTACGGCACCGCGCTCGTCCTGGGCGGCGGCGGGGTCGCCGGTATCGCCTGGGAGCTCGGAATCCTGCGCGGCCTCGCCGACGCCGACCCCGGGCTGGCCGAGCGGGTCCTCGGCGCCGACGTGGTCATCGGCACGTCGGCCGGCGCCTCAGTCGGGGCCCAGATCACCAGCGGCGTCCCGCTCGACGAGCTGTACGAGGCCCAGCTGCGGCCGTCGACGTCCGAGATCGAGGTCGACGTCGACGCGGCGAAGCTGTTCGCCGAGTTCGCCACGGCCCAGACCGCTGCCTCCGACGCGGCCGACGCCGGTCGCCGGATCGGCGCGCTCGCGCTGGCCGCCGACACAGTGACCCCGGCGGTCCGGCTGGCCGCGATCAAGGGCCGGCTCCCGGTGCCGGTGTGGCCGGACCGGCGCCTGCTGCTCACCACCGTGGACGCCGGGACCGGCGAGCGGACGGTCTTCACCCGGGCGTCCGGGGCCGAGCTGGTCGACGCCGTCGCCGCCAGCGGCGCGGTCCCCGGCGTCTGGCCGCCGATCGCGATCGGGGACCACCGGTACGTCGACGGTGGGGTCCGCACGATGACCAACGCCGACCTCGCCGCCGGCGCCGACCGGGTGCTGATCCTGCAGCCGCTGCCGACCCCGTCGCAGCCGTGGGGCGGGGACGAGGCCGACCTGGCCGCGCTCGGGCCGGCCGCCGTGTACGTGATCAGCCCGGACCAGGCCGCCCTGGAGGCGTTCGGCCCGAACCCGCTCTCCCCCGCCACCCGCGGTCCCGCGGCCCGGGCCGGTCGCGCCCTCGGCGCCACCCACGCCGCCGCGGTCGCCGCGCTCTGGACCTGACCGCACCCCCGGTCTGACGACCCGCCTGCCGGCGCCGGGGCCGACCGACCCGCCTGACCGGGCCCGCCCGGCCGACCCGCCCGACCCGCCCGGCCGACCCGCCCGACCCGCCCGGCCGGTCCGCCTGGCGGCCGCGCCGCCGGACCGACCCGCCTGACCGGGCCCGGCTCGGCAAACCCGGCGGCGGCGACCGGGACGACCGAACCGGCGGATCGCGTCATCGCGGGCCTCCGGCGGGGTCCCTTACTCAGCTCACCGTCCAGCGGCGGCCGGTGACCTCCCCTCTGGAGTCGCGTGTCGTTCTCGGTTCGCAGTGTCCCCGCCGTCGAGCAGACGGTCGTCGAGGTCCAGGGTGAGGTGGACATCGACACCGCGCCCCGGATGCGCCGGGCCCTCGTGGACGCGGCCGACCGGGGCGTACCGGTCCTGGTGGACCTCGGCGCCGTGACGTTCATGGACTCCGCCGGCTTCGGCGTGCTCGTCGCCGCGCAGCGGGACGTCGCCGCGGCCGGCACCACGATGCGGCTGCGCGGCGTGTCGGGCCGGATCCGCCAGCTGCTGGCGCTGCTCGGCCTGGACGCCGTGTTCACCGTCGACCCGGAGGAACCGATCGAGGTCGCCTGAGCGCCTGCTCCCCCGCGCGCCCATACTCGCCGCGAGCGGTCGGCGGCCGACCCCGGCCCCGGCCCGGCGGAGGTGATGGGCGTGGGATGGGACCCGGTGCAGGCGGCCGTCGCGAGCGCGGCGGCCCTGGTGGCGACCCTCGTCATCGCCACCGTCGTGCACGTCGTGGTGAGCCGGGCCGGTCGGCGCGACCCGCTGCTGGCGATGCTGTCCGGCCGCGGCCGGCTGCCGTTCCGGCTGGTCGTGCTCACGGTCGCGCTGCTGCTGGCCCGGCCGGAGCGGGGCGCCGACGCGGACACCACCGACCTGGTCCGGCACAGCCTGCTGCTGGTGCTCATCGCCGCCGTGGCCTGGCTGTTCGCCCGGGTCGCGCTGGTCGCCCAGGAGGCGACGCTGCGCCGCTACGACCGCTCGGTGCCGGACAACTTGCGGGTCCGGCGGCTCTACACCCAGGTCATCGTCGTCCGCCGGGTCGCCGTGGCGGTGGTCTTCGTGGCCGCGTTCGCCGCGATGCTGATCACCTTCGCCTCGGTCCGGGCGCTCGGCGCCAGCCTGCTGGCCTCGGCCGGCATCCTCAGCGCGGTCGCCGGCCTGGCCGCCCAGACCACGCTCGCGAACGTCATCGCCGGCCTGCAGCTCGCCTTCAGCGACGAGCTCCGGCTCGACGACGTGGTGGTGGCCGAGGAGGAGTGGGGCTGGGTCGAGGAGATCACCCTGACCTACGTCGTGGTCCACCTCTGGGACGAGCGCCGGCTGGTGCTGCCCACGACGTACTTCACCCAGAAGCCGTTCCAGAACTGGACCCGGCAGGAGGCCCGGGTGCTCGGCAGCGTCCTGCTGCACGTGGACTTCTCGCTGCCGGTGGAACCCGTACGGGAGGAGCTCCAGCGGGTGCTGGAGTCCTCGCTGTTGTGGGACAGGCGGGACTGGGTGCTGCAGGTCGTCGACACGACCCCGACGACGATGGTGCTGCGGGCGTTGATGAGCTCCGTGGACGCGCCGACCAGCTGGGACCTGCGCTGCGAGGTGCGGGAGAAGCTGCTGGCCTTCCTGGCCCGCAGCTACCCCGACCAGCTGCCCCGCCTGCGCGCCGAGCTCGACCCGCCGACCGGCGCGGATCGGACCTGACGCTCAGGCGTCGATGGAGAGGTGCAGCTCGGGGATGTGGCCCTCGTCGAGGTGCTCGCAGCGGCGGACGGAGGCCTTGATCGGCACCACGTACCGGCCGTCCTTGGGGTACAGGGACGTCCTCCAGGTGGTCGAGCCGATCGTCACGATGGCCGGGATCATCCCCCAGCCGTAGCTGACCTGTCCGGACACGTCCTCGATGTCGCGGCAGAGGCCGGCCGGCACGGTGACGTAGTAATACGGCGCGGGCCCGCGCCAGTACCAGATCTCGCCGCTGAACCCGAGCTCCACCTCAGCTCCGGAGAGGTCGGTGCCGTCGAACCCTGCTCGCCATGCCGGGGAAGACTACTGTCCATTCCGGACGAAGTGCTTCCTGGACCCGGAGTGGATCACGAATGCCGCCCGACCTGAACCCGACCGCCCGCGCCCTGCTCGCGCTCGAGTCGATCCAGGCCAAGCCCGGCATCACCGGCGACGAGCTGGCCGGCCGGCTCGGCGTCTCCGACCGCGCCGCCCGCCGGTACGTCGGCATCCTGCGCGACGCCGGCATGCCGGTCGAGTCCGTCACCGGCCCGTACGGCGGCTACCGGATCGGGCGCGGCGCCCGGGTCCCGCCGCTGATGTTCAGCACGAACGAAGCCCTCGGGCTGGTGATGGCGGTGCTGCAGGGCTGGCACGGCTCGGTCGACTCCGACCACCCCGCGGCGACCGCGCTGGCCAAGATCGTGCGGGTGCTGCCCTCCACGGCGGCCGGGCCGGCCGACGCCATGCGCCGGGTGCTGGCCCAGAACCCGGGCGACGCCGCCGCCAGCCCGGATCCCGGGCTCACCGCCGCGCTCGCGCAGGCCTGCGAGGTCGGCCGCCAGGTCCGGATCCGGTACGGCCGCAGCGAGGGCCGCAGCTGGGAGATGGTCATCGACCCGTGGGCGGTCGTGGTCCGGCACGGGCGCTGGTACGTGCTGTGCTGGTCGCG is part of the Mycobacteriales bacterium genome and harbors:
- a CDS encoding acetamidase/formamidase family protein, which codes for MNSPASPRDIRALLTQRLGRRGFLRAAAVVGGGAAALSATTGTAAAGSPATGTAGSRSTALPREVLQPGQGPIPGRHYLPSLPDQVRWGYVPALGSAPVLRMRSGETVTVDTVSHEGILEDQGRDPIAYFGSHGVPRSRVLTDAIAVAAEYDRTTRNFDVDGPHVVTGPIQVDGAEPGDVLKIEMLSFLPRVPYGVVSSRHGKGALARAADGSAPPGITLAEVMPPIATDGRATAIPTEYGNVSTFTPVESHRRGAVGVLPRGRHGSVRFPLHPFMGMTGVAFAPAPTLTDPNLNSIPPTLGGGNIDISLLTVGSTFYLPVFAEGALFYTGDPHLAMGDGEVALTAMEGSVRATFRLTACKPGSGDAPSVAFGYPFGETGDVWIPIGLSDPDAARQGQVNDLNIAMRRAVVNALDFLQDDLGLDRAVAYAYLSAAVNFHVSQVVDRTTGVHASIPRSHFG
- a CDS encoding DUF1905 domain-containing protein; amino-acid sequence: MELGFSGEIWYWRGPAPYYYVTVPAGLCRDIEDVSGQVSYGWGMIPAIVTIGSTTWRTSLYPKDGRYVVPIKASVRRCEHLDEGHIPELHLSIDA
- a CDS encoding WYL domain-containing protein yields the protein MPPDLNPTARALLALESIQAKPGITGDELAGRLGVSDRAARRYVGILRDAGMPVESVTGPYGGYRIGRGARVPPLMFSTNEALGLVMAVLQGWHGSVDSDHPAATALAKIVRVLPSTAAGPADAMRRVLAQNPGDAAASPDPGLTAALAQACEVGRQVRIRYGRSEGRSWEMVIDPWAVVVRHGRWYVLCWSRTADARRVLRLDRVLRCEPTGETYEPPAGLDPVREVEEHLADGWTYETEVRIDAPAEVVAHWVPRTLGRVEPIDAGSCLLRGSTNELDWYAGALAAIPLPFTVLGSKELQAEVRRLADRLSAAVAPARPATSASDSTA
- a CDS encoding patatin-like phospholipase family protein: MTEPQASYGTALVLGGGGVAGIAWELGILRGLADADPGLAERVLGADVVIGTSAGASVGAQITSGVPLDELYEAQLRPSTSEIEVDVDAAKLFAEFATAQTAASDAADAGRRIGALALAADTVTPAVRLAAIKGRLPVPVWPDRRLLLTTVDAGTGERTVFTRASGAELVDAVAASGAVPGVWPPIAIGDHRYVDGGVRTMTNADLAAGADRVLILQPLPTPSQPWGGDEADLAALGPAAVYVISPDQAALEAFGPNPLSPATRGPAARAGRALGATHAAAVAALWT
- a CDS encoding STAS domain-containing protein, which produces MSFSVRSVPAVEQTVVEVQGEVDIDTAPRMRRALVDAADRGVPVLVDLGAVTFMDSAGFGVLVAAQRDVAAAGTTMRLRGVSGRIRQLLALLGLDAVFTVDPEEPIEVA
- a CDS encoding mechanosensitive ion channel domain-containing protein, whose amino-acid sequence is MGWDPVQAAVASAAALVATLVIATVVHVVVSRAGRRDPLLAMLSGRGRLPFRLVVLTVALLLARPERGADADTTDLVRHSLLLVLIAAVAWLFARVALVAQEATLRRYDRSVPDNLRVRRLYTQVIVVRRVAVAVVFVAAFAAMLITFASVRALGASLLASAGILSAVAGLAAQTTLANVIAGLQLAFSDELRLDDVVVAEEEWGWVEEITLTYVVVHLWDERRLVLPTTYFTQKPFQNWTRQEARVLGSVLLHVDFSLPVEPVREELQRVLESSLLWDRRDWVLQVVDTTPTTMVLRALMSSVDAPTSWDLRCEVREKLLAFLARSYPDQLPRLRAELDPPTGADRT